In the Bombus pyrosoma isolate SC7728 linkage group LG15, ASM1482585v1, whole genome shotgun sequence genome, one interval contains:
- the LOC122576001 gene encoding uncharacterized protein LOC122576001 encodes MAADTVALSALTLARGDKILVTVESALPDIIVVSFVHGAKCFQGALLDATKRGLPCGVQPPEPVPDPDGDKLATIAARFSYFQERKNSLTTAKVDLRRNINPPARYKNARPTVRLRPRQVLCSKCRSICNENSENVDVSRKRKHDEIQQEQQQPQQQQVTGHGSTRRSDRRCGQQPQKASRILFSECQSENITVSSHQTAKSSSSTALSPDSSKLGPSLIPKISRLQPNEINNAMQANEKVKIGPSYWNNRAEEGDSSANAMEPTEERMESTDCDSNPSMAYCATPRRLSSSSVESAKIPEEEEKKTFAAADSTMRPRTGRVPRKKRSVGSMEDLWDETVFEDPTRTARTTPVIKISFGAQGEGTVLKIPSKIQDPEYEQETDEAEEVQTETERDPLELPRNFDNDYDYREDGEEDGQEQVDPQKQGVKDASAKAAKRALKKAKKEARRKMLGGVSPARSPCNGSPRYNPTYDTLSYHRRKHKVKHKKKHKEDRKHKSQQSQHQQSCLESGSTENQQNWNVLPGSESYTAIKEQCLKQKLSISLKRLNTNAYARCDYPVSNSSLGCKSPGASSDELSEQEPEVDAGETAPDFPPQSHPLMMRLAATPVEHCLTANGRRMDVGDVVWGKIHGFPWWPGKVLSITVSCKEDGTSSGPQAHVAWYGSSTSSLMSCDQLSPFLETFKTRYNKKKRGPYKEAIRQAQNEARSQITPNSTSSVLNVCSSPREVNVLS; translated from the exons AGGCCTACCGTGTGGCGTGCAACCCCCGGAACCTGTACCGGACCCGGATGGCGACAAATTGGCGACGATAGCGGCACGATTCAGCTACTTTCAAGAGAGAAAGAACTCGCTGACTACCGCAAAAGTCGATCTTCGTAGGAACATCAATCCACCGGCCAGGTACAAGAATGCACGACCAACGGTCAGGCTCAGGCCACGCCAGGTGCTCTGTAGCAAGTGTAGATCGATCTGCAACGAGAACAGCGAGAACGTGGACGTCAGCAGAAAACGGAAGCACGACGAGATTCAGCAGGAACAGCAGCAGCCGCAGCAACAGCAG GTCACGGGCCATGGATCCACTCGAAGAAGCGATCGACGTTGTGGTCAGCAGCCGCAAAAAGCCTCGAGAATACTGTTCTCTGAGTGTCAGTCCGAGAACATCACGGTGTCATCTCATCAAACAGCGAAGTCCTCGTCGTCTACAGCACTCAGCCCCGATTCGTCGAAGCTTGGACCGTCTCTCATCCCAAAAATTTCGAGACTTCAACCAAACGAAATCAACAATGCCATGCAAGCGAAtg AAAAGGTGAAGATTGGCCCATCGTACTGGAACAATCGAGCCGAGGAGGGCGACTCATCGGCGAACGCGATGGAGCCAACAGAGGAACGCATGGAATCAACGGATTGTGATAGCAATCCATCAATGGCGTATTGTGCCACACCCAGAAGACTTAGCAGCTCCTCCGTGGAAAGTGCAAAAATAccagaagaagaggagaaaaaaacgTTCGCGGCCGCGGACTCGACAATGAGGCCAAGAACGGGGCGCGTGCCGCGAAAGAAGCGATCCGTCGGATCTATGGAGGATTTATGGGACGAGACAGTGTTCGAAGATCCGACGAGGACAGCCAGAACCACACCGGTGATTAAGATCTCTTTCGGTGCTCAGGGTGAAGGGACTGTCTTGAAAATACCCTCCAAGATTCAGGATCCGGAGTACGAGCAGGAAACTGACGAAGCTGAGGAGGTGCAGACAGAAACGGAGAGAGATCCGTTGGAATTGCCCAGGAATTTTGACAACGATTATGATTATCGTGAGGATGGAGAGGAGGATGGACAGGAGCAGGTAGACCCTCAGAAACAGGGTGTGAAGGATGCCAGTGCTAAGGCTGCGAAACGTGCACTGAAGAAGGCTAAAAAAGAGGCCAGGAGGAAAATGCTCGGTGGAGTTTCGCCTGCGAGATCTCCTTGCAATGGATCTCCACG tTACAATCCCACGTACGACACATTATCGTATCACCGTCGCAAGCATAAAGTGAAGCATAAAAAGAAGCACAAGGAAGATCGTAAACACAAGAGCCAACAGTCGCAGCATCAGCAGTCTTGTTTGGAATCCGGAAGTACCGAGAATCAGCAGAATTGGAACGTCCTTCCGGGCAGCGAATCGTACACAGCCATAAAGGAGCAGTGCCTGAAGCAAAAACTATCCATATCTCTGAAGAGATTGAATACAAACGCTTACGCTAGATGTGATTATCCTGTGAGTAACTCTTCGTTGGGTTGCAAAAGTCCTGGTGCAAGCAGTGATGAACTAAGTGAACAGGAACCTGAAGTCGACGCCGGCGAAACTGCTCCGGACTTTCCACCGCAATCTCATCCTTTGATGATGCGTCTTGCCGCGACGCCTGTCGAACATTGCCTCACTGCTAACGGTAGAAGAATGGACGTTGGTGACGTGGTGTGGGGAAAGATTCATGGATTTCCTTGGTGGCCTGGAAAA GTTCTCAGCATCACAGTTTCTTGTAAAGAGGATGGTACGTCGTCCGGACCGCAAGCTCACGTAGCCTGGTACGGTTCTTCGACAAGTTCTCTAATGTCGTGCGACCAGTTGAGTCCATTTTTAGAAACATTCAAG ACGCGGTACAACAAGAAGAAACGAGGTCCGTATAAGGAGGCGATACGACAGGCACAGAATGAAGCCCGAAGTCAAATCACGCCTAACTCGACGAGTAGCGTTTTAAACGTGTGTAGCTCACCGCGTGAGGTCAACGTTCTCTCCTAA